ATCTAATGAAAAAAAATCAACCGCCCACATACGTGTATCTAATATATTATTAAACTAAGAAAATCATGTATTAAAACTAcgaaaaaggctcaaatatgctgTCGAACTATCGGAAAAGACttaaatatgccatcgaactatcggaaatgactcatttatgccgcTCGTCAATagttggctcatttatgccatcgctgttacaaaatggctcatccatgccatcaCTGTTACCAAAGTGGTTCAttcatgtcatttttcattaacgtcgGTTTTACAATTCCAGATGTGACACGTTGCCTCCAATTAGAGGTTCACGTTGTTTAATTAAATCAGCTTAATTTTTAATCCCGAATTAACTAAGAAATCCGACTCATTTTATAAAggtgatggcataaatgagtcattttgtAACGACGATGACATAAATGACCCAAACTATTGACAGATGACCTAAATGAGCTATTTCCAATAGTAGCATATTTGAGCTTTTTGCGTCAAAACTATATACTTCCATTTAAAGTGAACACACctcataaaattattattttttcccaATGAAAACACAATAATTGTAATTTTGTTACGGATTTATAGACCCCAACAAAAAGATCTTAATattgtttaaaaaataattagtgGCAGCAGGTATAACTGGCAGGGTATTTTTATTATTGAAAAGGCATCTTTTTCTTATCTCATAACTTTTCTACCCTCGTTTACAATTCTAGGGTTTGCTTTCATCGATTGAGTATGTCTTCATCTAAGAATATTGTGTTGAAGAGTTCTGATGGCGAGACTTTCGAGGTTGAAGAATCTGTGGCTTTGGAATCTCAGACAATTAAGCATATGATTGAGGATGATTGCGCCAACACCAGTATTCCCCTTCCTAATGTTACCAGTAAGATCTTGGCTAAGGTGATTGAGTACTGCAAGCGCCACGTGGATGCTGCTGCTAAGACCGATGATAAAGCCGCTGAGGATGATTTGAAGAGCTTTGACGCTGATTTCGTTAAAGTTGACCAGGGCACTTTGTTCGATCTTATTCTcgtatgaattttttttattcgtAGCGATTGTTGTTTTTGTATGCTTTTGTTGTACTGATTTTGATTGATAGGTTGTTTATTTGCCTGATTTTGTGTTTTAGGGTTCCACCGCTGTTGTACCTTTACGCGATGTTTTAGGATTCTAGAATTGTGTATGTTAAGTTGATCTTTCATGTTTTTGTTTTCCTGATTTTGACTGATAGGTGGTTTATTTGATTGATTGTGTGATTTAGGGTTTTTCCCGCTGTTGTATCTTTATGCGATGTTTTATGATTTTTGCTTTTATTGTTTGTATATTCAGTTGATTTTTTTTCCTTACCTTTTTTGTTAAAACTGTGTATATTTAGTTGATTTTTCATGGTTTTGTCGTTCTGTTGTTCTAATTTTGACTAATATGTAGTTTATTTTGCTTGATTTTTTGTTTAGGTTTTTTTTCTGCTGTTGTATCTATATTCCATGTTTTATGCTTTCTGCTTTTGTTGCTTTAATTGTTTGTATATTCAACTGATCTTTTCTTACCTTTTTCGTTAAAATTGTGAATACTAAGTTAATTTTGATGCTTTTGTTGTATTGTTTTTGACTGATAGGTGGTTTATTTAATTGATTGTGTATTTTAGGGGTTTCCCCGTTGTTTGACGATTTATGTTTTTGATGCGCTAATTGTTTGTATATTCAGTTGATTTTTTGTGCTTTGGTTGTATTGATTCGACTGATAGGTAGTTTATTTGCCTGATTTTGTGTTTTAGGGCTAATCTGTTGTTGTAACGAATTGGCTTACTGTTTCTGCTTCTATTGCTGATATTGTTTATTGTTGTCTAGGGTGGTTGCTGTTATTTGCTGTGTTAACTATAAATTGGTTGTATTGATTCGACTGAGAGGTAGTTTATTTGCCCGATTTTGTGTTTTAGGGCTAATCTGTTGTTGTAACGAATTGGCTTACTGTTTCTGCTTCTATTGCTTATATTGTTTATTATTGTCTAGGGTGGTTGCTGTTATTTGCTGTGTTAACTATAAATTAGTTGTACAAGAACTCGTAGTCTGATATAATAACGCCAAATAATGCAACTCTTAGACATTGCAAAGTAGAACATGAAATACAAGGTGGTTGTTGATACACGTTTTACAAGTGTAGGTGTAACAAGTCTCACCCACGGTTTGGATGTGTATCTTGAACTTCCTACAAGTGCAGGGTAATGGAAAgcttataatttcctattttccTTTATTGTAGGCTTTTCCTATTGTTGATTGCTTGTAGGGTTGGCTTTTTGAACCCGTTCAGTGGCTGGTAATTGTGTATGTTTACTGGCACAGCTTTCATAATCATTATTAGTAATTTCAAATTTTAATATTTGCTTATGTGATCAGTGATTTTAATTGACGTGCCAGTAAAATTAACATCTTAGGCAATGATCTGAAGCTCTGCTTATTTTTAGTTGGTTGTTTGAACTTCTTGTTTTATACGTCTTGTTTCTTCGTACCACTGTTATTCTGGATAGAGGTAACAAGGGCCACCTATTTAATTACCTAGGACtttttatttgtgagttctttttgATGAATTCTTTTATAGCCTGTTTTAGAGGGTCTAATCGAATTGCTCTTAAATGTTTCAGGCTGCCAACTACTTGAACATCAAGAGCTTGCTTGATCTCACCTGTCAGACTGTGGCAGACATGATCAAAGGGAAGACCCCAGAGGAGATCCGCAAGACCTTCAACATCAAGAACGATTTCACACCCGAGGAAGAGGAGGAGGTTAGAAGGGAGAATGCTTGGGCATTTGAGTGATAGCTGATGCTTTTTAAGTGCCCATATGCTGGTGATAGTTGCAATATAGTAGATGCTAAGAACAAACTTTTATATTAGTAGTATATATGTTCCTAACGTTTGCTTTGGAACCTTTATATTTTGCTGTTCTTCCTAACTTTTGCTTTGGAGCGTTTGACTTTGTCCTTCAATGAAGACAGTTGGTCCTCTTTTCTCTATGCATATATCTACTTGGTTTCTTGTGAAGTATTTGATAGATTTAAAATTCAAATCTAGTGGAATCATGTTAAAGCTGTTGCGTTTTTATTGACATATTGCTGGATATGTCGTTCCTGATGTTCCTTCCTAGTGTTATTGACATATTGCTGGATGTCGTTCCTGATGTTCCTTCTTAGTGTTATTGCCATAGTGCTGGATGTCGTTCCTGATGTTCCTTCTTAGTGTTATTGCTTTAAGCGGTGCTTTGGCTAGTGGGGGATATTAGTGCTGGAGACATCTGCATCTTAGGTAATGAACTTTCATGGGAAATAGGCTTGAGGATTGTTAGCTTTTCCAACACATGTTGTCTTGGGTTTGAAGGTGCAAGCATTATATCCTGAATGATTCTTGGTGTTCTCGATTGGAGTTTGATCTCAAAGTTAAAATTGCTTAATTTAGCGGGGTTTGAGAAGACCCAGATACAAGATGCTTTGTCAAAATATGGCTAGGAGCTATTATGGTTTGCAATAGGCTGATGGGTAGACGTAATGTCATATATTTAGGAAAAGAATTCGCAGGTTGGTGCAAAGTCTCTTTAATTGACCCGGATGAATTGGCCAAGCATTACTTTAACAACTATTCTTGAATTCACGCTATTCTCTTGGTGATGGTTCATTTAGTTGCTTGAGGCCTCCTTCAGGAAGAATGCCATTTTCTTTTGTAGCAGCAGTAACTGAAGGAACACAGGATTGGATATCCAACTGCTTGATTTTTAAGTTTACTAAATCAGAGTGTGGAATGGCATGATTTTTCCGAGTGGTTAATACGGAACATGTTTAAGTTCCAAATTGACTTTTCATTTGCAGGTCCAAGGTTTGAAATTGATGCGGGATCTGTTtttccactaatattattatgtGGGGTGACCAAACTTTTCAAGGGAAAATAATGAGAGCAGTGAATTGACATATCAACTAGTGTTGAAAATCAAAGGTCGTGTTCGGATTTTGACTAGATTGGGAGCCAACTTTTTGAATTTAATAGAAATTAACCTAAAATCGAATGTGGTGGTTTTGGAAGTTTGAAATCGTGGACACATTTTTGGAGATTGTTGGTGGCCCCTCGTTTCTCTTTTCTAGGTAGTTACTCAAATTTTACATTTGCATTTTCTAATAGAAGTTGCGGCTCCAAGAATGGTGCCAAGATGATTGATCGAGACAACCTGGCTTTAGCATCTAGTCAAAGCTTTAAACTAAAAAGGCAGAAACCACAAAGTTGAATTACCTGGGTAAGAAGAGGAAGCAAGAGCAGCTTCTAATTGGGCATTGAGAAAAACATCACCTCTTAGGTATGCTTCTActgagtccggaatcaaaatgcccccaaaaaagtcactttgaaccaaaataccccaacaacaaaaaaaatgttacaaaactatctttagcgcagtaatttactgcgctaaagcagttcacggagacggagctgTTAACTGTTttagtgcagtattttactgcgttatagaagctgttaaaaaaaataaaaatctataatgcagtaaaatactgcgttatataaacagtacaaaaaaaaaaaaaaaactggccaactttattttttgaaacacttagtgttttttttccatactttgaccaatgattagttgtgtgtcaagattccgaaacgtcaatattttatatagaacatgatatttttttctgcgtacaataatgtaggctcaatacatcaaggatacgtaaacgttcggatcgtcattttaggggttgaaaaggtgtctgaagtaagttttgtttgtaaactttaggtttaagtgttctatatacatagacgtccatttttgtttgaagacttgttgccattagcttaaagttttttatttttagggtttagatttaagtgtgttatttcgAATATACGTGATTTTTTGCGCTCGAACGTTCGATTTACGCGATTTGTTTTTGGCAAACATATTCGAaagaaagttacgcattaaaaaataacacacttaaggaacttagtgtttttttccataaaaagatcgcaacattttatgttaataaatcttttctttgcaacgcttagtgttttttccatactttgaccaacgattagtcgtgtgtcaagactccgaaacgtcaatgttttatatagaacctgatatttttttctgcgtactataatgtaggctcaatacatcaaggatacgtaaacgttcggatcatcgttttaggggttgaaaaggtacccgaagtaagttttgcttaaggtttaagtgttttattttttaaggttttgatttaagcgtgttattttttaatcaagacataactttattttgaatataaatataattctaaaaaatatagggagaaaagctagttgtaaagtggtcaaactttagatgatCATAACTTttcgctcggacgtccgatttacgcgtttttttttttttttgaacttgcgtagtttttcgagatctatgcggacaaggcggtttggccgagccgatttttaaaaaaacacattTTATCCCatttaatttcaattttcccccaaattggcatgaaatttttagttttatttacttataagatgatgatacacaatagatttcaacgtaaaaattccgagttaatgtagctgtgaatgtcaatttcacttctgcggtttcaatttttgaaaataaagctgactaattttctcga
The sequence above is a segment of the Lycium barbarum isolate Lr01 chromosome 6, ASM1917538v2, whole genome shotgun sequence genome. Coding sequences within it:
- the LOC132599337 gene encoding SKP1-like protein 1A yields the protein MSSSKNIVLKSSDGETFEVEESVALESQTIKHMIEDDCANTSIPLPNVTSKILAKVIEYCKRHVDAAAKTDDKAAEDDLKSFDADFVKVDQGTLFDLILAANYLNIKSLLDLTCQTVADMIKGKTPEEIRKTFNIKNDFTPEEEEEVRRENAWAFE